One window of Terriglobia bacterium genomic DNA carries:
- a CDS encoding 23S rRNA (pseudouridine(1915)-N(3))-methyltransferase RlmH — MKIRAFWVGKIKQAQCRELFELYWSRLGQMAPCEVVEVRDNAALLKGAEKETVNSFSIVFDEGGRQFKSSEFAEVIKRLQDRSVQELRIFMGDHDGLPEDLKAGANLLVSLSAMTFPHDLARVMVAEQLYRAMTLIKGHPYAR; from the coding sequence GTGAAGATCCGGGCATTCTGGGTGGGAAAGATCAAGCAGGCACAGTGTCGCGAGCTGTTTGAACTATACTGGTCGCGCCTGGGCCAGATGGCTCCGTGCGAGGTCGTGGAGGTGCGGGATAACGCCGCCCTGCTCAAAGGGGCCGAAAAGGAGACCGTCAATTCCTTTTCGATCGTGTTTGACGAAGGGGGACGGCAGTTCAAATCCAGCGAATTTGCCGAGGTCATCAAGCGTCTTCAGGATCGATCGGTCCAGGAACTTCGGATTTTCATGGGGGACCACGACGGCCTCCCGGAGGACCTGAAGGCCGGCGCCAATCTGCTGGTTTCACTTTCGGCGATGACCTTTCCGCACGATCTGGCGCGAGTCATGGTCGCCGAGCAGTTGTACCGGGCCATGACCCTCATCAAAGGACACCCGTATGCGCGGTGA
- the accD gene encoding acetyl-CoA carboxylase, carboxyltransferase subunit beta has protein sequence MAAWFKKEKTPIASVEEKRVKTEGLWTKCESCKQIIWKKDLAANFNVCPKCNFHFKLDARERLKMLFDDGVFFELDSDLASNDPLHFKDIKAYRDRLRDATKATGLKDAIITGDGALGGRPALIQAMEYRFIGGSMGAVVGEKIVRAIEACLQRRCPLIIISVSGGARMMEGAISLMQLAKISAGLARLDEAKVPFISVLTDPTTGGVTASFAMLGDLNVAEPGALIGFAGPRVIDQTIRQKLPEGFQRSEFLLEHGMLDGIVSRKDMRQFLIQSLEFMVAA, from the coding sequence ATGGCGGCTTGGTTCAAAAAAGAAAAAACACCGATCGCCTCTGTCGAAGAGAAGCGGGTCAAGACGGAAGGCTTATGGACAAAATGTGAATCCTGCAAGCAGATTATCTGGAAGAAGGATCTCGCTGCGAACTTCAATGTCTGCCCGAAGTGCAATTTTCATTTCAAGTTGGATGCTCGCGAGCGCTTGAAGATGCTGTTCGACGACGGGGTGTTTTTCGAGCTGGACAGCGACCTGGCAAGCAACGATCCGCTTCATTTCAAAGACATCAAGGCGTATCGCGACCGCTTGCGGGATGCCACCAAGGCGACCGGCCTCAAGGATGCCATCATTACCGGGGACGGCGCCCTGGGAGGGCGCCCCGCCCTCATTCAGGCCATGGAGTATCGATTCATCGGAGGCAGCATGGGAGCGGTGGTGGGAGAAAAAATTGTCCGGGCCATCGAGGCCTGTCTTCAGCGCCGATGTCCGCTCATCATCATCTCCGTCTCAGGAGGCGCCCGCATGATGGAGGGTGCCATCAGCCTGATGCAACTGGCCAAGATCAGCGCCGGACTGGCCCGGCTGGACGAGGCCAAGGTTCCCTTTATCTCGGTCCTGACCGATCCCACCACGGGGGGGGTCACCGCCAGCTTCGCGATGTTGGGAGACTTGAACGTCGCGGAACCCGGCGCCCTCATCGGCTTTGCGGGTCCGCGCGTCATCGACCAGACCATCCGGCAAAAGCTGCCCGAAGGTTTCCAGCGGAGCGAGTTTCTGCTCGAACACGGCATGCTTGACGGCATCGTCTCGCGCAAGGATATGCGCCAATTCCTGATTCAGTCGCTGGAGTTCATGGTGGCGGCGTAG
- a CDS encoding bifunctional folylpolyglutamate synthase/dihydrofolate synthase, protein MPLIRAEKQLLALGDEVLTMKFGLRNMRTLLHALGSPHHAYPSIHVAGTNGKGSVCAMLDSILRASGRRVGLFTSPHLISIRERMKINGRDISPAEFTKSYERVARTIRSLQGTRHLPSHPTYFETITAMAFDYFARAKVDVAVVEVGMGGRLDSTNLITPVVSLITNIDFDHERFLGNTIRGIAREKAGIIKKGVPVLTSARRADALQVIRRVARSRKAPFHQARHRTRLSRIHLELGRSRFFLTTPDGPYEKVELPLTGRHQIDNAVLAIRGLEECRGRGLSVSRADILTGLGTVRWPGRFERISTRPEIVVDGAHNPAGARALRRVVKDLLRGRKIILIYGAMRDKAIRKVFRQLEPLATQVIFTHPAIHRAATPQEIFCQAGEPGCPSYLARNLPVALKLARHLARRTSTILITGSLYLVGEAKRILGRGDTEG, encoded by the coding sequence ATGCCTCTTATCCGTGCAGAGAAGCAGTTGCTGGCCCTGGGGGACGAAGTCCTGACCATGAAGTTTGGACTCCGCAATATGCGGACACTGCTTCATGCCCTGGGCTCTCCGCACCACGCCTATCCCTCAATCCACGTGGCTGGGACGAATGGCAAGGGTAGCGTGTGCGCCATGCTGGACAGCATTTTGCGCGCCAGCGGCCGTAGGGTGGGGCTATTCACCTCGCCCCATCTCATCTCGATTCGCGAGCGCATGAAGATCAATGGGAGGGACATCTCCCCCGCGGAATTCACGAAATCTTACGAGCGCGTGGCCCGCACCATTCGCTCACTGCAGGGAACGCGCCATCTGCCGTCCCACCCAACTTATTTTGAGACCATTACCGCGATGGCCTTTGATTACTTTGCGCGCGCCAAGGTCGACGTCGCCGTTGTGGAAGTGGGCATGGGAGGGCGGCTGGATTCAACGAACCTCATCACTCCCGTTGTCTCCCTGATTACCAATATTGATTTCGACCACGAGCGCTTCCTGGGAAACACCATTCGAGGGATTGCTCGAGAAAAAGCGGGGATCATAAAAAAAGGAGTACCCGTTTTGACCTCCGCTCGCCGTGCGGACGCGCTGCAGGTGATCCGGCGAGTAGCGCGTTCCCGAAAGGCGCCCTTCCACCAAGCCCGCCACAGAACCAGGCTTTCCAGGATTCACCTGGAATTAGGCCGCTCCCGTTTTTTTTTGACCACCCCGGATGGCCCATATGAAAAAGTGGAACTTCCCTTGACGGGACGGCATCAAATTGATAATGCCGTCCTCGCCATACGGGGTCTGGAGGAATGTCGCGGACGCGGATTGAGTGTTTCGCGCGCAGACATCCTCACGGGTCTGGGAACGGTCCGATGGCCCGGACGATTCGAAAGAATCAGCACGCGTCCCGAGATCGTTGTTGACGGGGCGCACAATCCGGCGGGCGCGCGGGCTCTTCGGCGTGTCGTCAAAGATCTTTTGCGCGGCCGTAAAATTATTCTGATTTACGGCGCGATGCGGGACAAGGCCATCCGAAAGGTATTTCGACAATTGGAGCCGCTCGCCACTCAAGTCATTTTCACTCACCCGGCGATTCACCGGGCGGCGACGCCGCAGGAGATATTCTGCCAGGCCGGCGAGCCGGGTTGCCCCTCGTATCTTGCCCGAAATCTGCCGGTTGCCCTCAAACTGGCACGGCACCTGGCAAGACGAACCTCGACGATTCTCATCACGGGCTCTCTCTACCTTGTCGGTGAGGCAAAACGAATACTGGGGAGAGGGGACACCGAAGGATGA
- a CDS encoding PBP1A family penicillin-binding protein, whose product MRLKIRLPSKPSHFIWTRTKILLATLLLLVLAAAVPLVYFYVKYSNMIDQRFSGEIFAKTSQIFASPTVIGVGWPGRPSEITSELRRSGYVEQGKGSSRRGEFRYVRTGLDIIPGPESALDPKRDHVRIEFQEGRISHLTRVDDGAEVSTAQLEPELITNLFDQRREKRRLLKYEDLPPNLIAAVISAEDKRFFSHSGFDVLRTLSSAFRDVSRMEMAQGGSTITQQVAKGFFLTPVKSWRRKLAELYIAILLERKLSKQEIFELYANNTYEGQRGSFSINGFGEAAAAYFNKDIKNLTLPEAALLAGIIPSPNRYSPWRHPDKAHVRRDWVLGQMKENGFINESQREAATKTSIAVMPPNYDYGDAPYFVDLVKDQLLEKYSESDLVTQQFQIYTSLDLVLQRAAFEAVRDGMKQVDDLVAQRTRRRLKKGETAPPLEFSKLPQAALIALDPHSGEIKALVGGTDYGLSQLNHVLAKRQPGSSFKPFVYATALNSGVDGSQPLITPVTTVVDEPTVFTFDDKTYEPDNFGQEFYGTVSVRFALAHSLNVATIKIAEMVGFPKVAAFAIETGLNNKIKATPSMAIGAYEVTPLELAGAYTVFANRGVRVDPIMIGRIRNQSGQDLERAQMKTRPVLDPRTTYLLTYLLEGVVNNGTAAGVRGRGFSLPAAGKTGSSHDAWFAGYTSGLLCIVWVGYDDNHDIKIEGAKAALPIWTEFMKKAAALRPRSVGGQPFTPPEGIEFVKIDPESGELANDKCPTTHDEAFIAGTAPLQHCHLHGGGFLQRLFGIFGHKEVQPPPKP is encoded by the coding sequence ATGCGATTAAAAATCCGCCTTCCTTCCAAGCCTTCCCACTTCATCTGGACCCGCACTAAAATCCTTTTAGCCACACTCCTCCTGCTGGTCCTCGCGGCGGCCGTGCCGCTGGTGTACTTCTACGTGAAATACTCCAACATGATCGACCAGCGGTTCAGCGGTGAGATTTTTGCAAAGACATCCCAGATTTTTGCCTCCCCGACCGTGATCGGGGTGGGTTGGCCGGGCCGTCCTTCCGAGATCACCTCCGAGCTGCGCCGGTCCGGGTATGTGGAGCAGGGGAAGGGGAGTTCGCGTCGGGGCGAGTTTCGGTATGTTCGCACGGGGTTGGACATTATTCCCGGACCTGAATCGGCCCTGGATCCCAAGCGGGACCACGTCCGGATTGAATTCCAGGAAGGGAGAATTTCACACCTCACGCGGGTCGACGATGGTGCCGAGGTTTCGACTGCTCAGCTCGAACCTGAACTGATCACAAACCTCTTCGACCAGCGACGGGAAAAGCGGCGCCTGCTCAAGTATGAAGATCTTCCTCCCAACCTGATTGCCGCCGTCATTTCGGCCGAGGACAAACGGTTTTTCAGTCACAGCGGTTTTGATGTCCTGCGGACCTTGAGCTCCGCCTTTCGTGATGTTTCGAGAATGGAAATGGCCCAGGGGGGTTCCACCATTACCCAGCAGGTGGCCAAGGGATTCTTTCTTACTCCCGTGAAGTCCTGGCGACGCAAGCTGGCAGAACTCTATATTGCTATTCTGCTGGAGCGGAAGCTGTCGAAGCAGGAGATCTTTGAACTTTATGCCAACAACACCTATGAGGGTCAGCGGGGGAGTTTCTCCATTAATGGCTTCGGTGAAGCCGCAGCCGCCTATTTCAACAAGGATATCAAGAACCTCACGCTCCCCGAAGCCGCTCTGCTCGCAGGCATTATTCCGTCACCCAACCGGTATTCACCCTGGCGTCATCCGGACAAGGCGCACGTCCGCCGCGACTGGGTGCTGGGCCAGATGAAGGAGAACGGGTTTATCAACGAGAGCCAGAGGGAAGCGGCGACGAAAACGTCCATCGCCGTCATGCCTCCCAATTATGATTACGGGGACGCCCCTTACTTTGTGGACCTCGTCAAGGACCAACTCCTGGAGAAATACAGCGAGAGCGACTTGGTCACCCAGCAGTTTCAAATCTATACCTCGCTGGATCTGGTGCTTCAAAGGGCCGCTTTTGAGGCGGTGCGGGACGGGATGAAACAGGTCGATGACCTGGTGGCACAGCGAACGCGCCGTCGTTTAAAAAAGGGCGAAACGGCACCTCCCTTGGAGTTTTCCAAGCTTCCCCAGGCCGCCTTGATTGCATTAGATCCTCACTCTGGGGAAATCAAGGCCCTCGTGGGAGGGACCGATTACGGTCTCAGCCAGCTGAATCACGTGCTGGCCAAACGCCAGCCCGGATCTTCGTTCAAGCCGTTCGTCTATGCCACGGCCTTAAACTCCGGTGTCGACGGGTCCCAGCCGCTCATTACGCCGGTGACGACCGTGGTGGATGAACCCACGGTGTTCACGTTCGACGATAAAACGTACGAGCCGGACAATTTTGGTCAGGAGTTCTACGGGACCGTCTCCGTGCGGTTCGCACTGGCTCATTCCCTGAACGTCGCGACGATCAAGATTGCGGAGATGGTGGGGTTTCCCAAGGTGGCCGCGTTCGCAATCGAGACGGGACTCAATAACAAGATCAAAGCAACCCCCTCCATGGCGATTGGCGCCTATGAAGTCACACCCCTGGAATTGGCAGGTGCTTACACGGTGTTCGCGAACCGAGGGGTGCGGGTGGATCCCATTATGATCGGAAGGATTCGCAACCAGAGCGGCCAGGACTTGGAACGTGCCCAAATGAAAACCCGTCCCGTCCTCGATCCGAGGACCACTTATCTTCTCACGTACTTGTTGGAGGGAGTGGTCAACAACGGAACGGCCGCGGGAGTCCGCGGCAGGGGTTTCTCCCTGCCGGCGGCGGGCAAGACCGGGAGTTCCCACGACGCCTGGTTTGCGGGATACACTTCCGGATTGCTGTGTATTGTGTGGGTCGGTTACGACGATAATCATGATATCAAGATTGAAGGCGCCAAGGCAGCATTGCCTATCTGGACGGAATTCATGAAGAAAGCCGCCGCCCTGCGTCCAAGGTCCGTAGGAGGACAGCCGTTCACCCCGCCCGAGGGGATCGAGTTTGTGAAAATTGATCCGGAAAGTGGGGAACTGGCCAACGACAAGTGCCCCACGACCCATGATGAAGCCTTCATTGCGGGAACCGCCCCGTTGCAGCATTGCCACCTCCACGGAGGAGGATTCCTGCAGAGACTGTTCGGGATTTTCGGCCACAAGGAAGTTCAACCCCCACCCAAACCGTAG
- a CDS encoding glycosyltransferase family 39 protein, producing MKEAFSGHRKQTYALVLLALTLRILLALAFPHVGGDSPIYEAYARNLLQYGVYSHLEPQDQQPPAPTLTRAPGYPLFLAALFALTGHGNETAVRIVQALLDTLTCVLIAIIVFSLSTGELAGRRRLAQRALLLAALCPFVANYAASILAEVPTTLLLTAATLFAVRGLQPSMPKRNWLFCGLSAGLATLFRVESGLWLVAIGLVLVLRRVSHHRWRAIVADGFLVILGLALALFPWTVRNLVTFKTFQPLAPAYAQDPDEFVPRGYYNWCRTWLWRFGDVYNFIWTVQDSDIPLGALPGSASDTPAERERILLLLRGHNESHSLDSAADSEFEGMARERLHRHPFRVFVITPALRTLALWFTPRVEILPLEGRLLPIREAWENDPRDFLFSLLLFLVNLVYLAFALAGVWRIFRHHRSPDDPEVVGAFLLLSLIFLRTVFLSYFAFPEPRYVVEVFPEVIALGGFAIAPRKLRF from the coding sequence ATGAAAGAGGCCTTTTCGGGGCATCGAAAGCAAACCTACGCGTTGGTTCTACTCGCCCTGACCCTTCGAATCCTTCTGGCGCTCGCCTTTCCCCACGTGGGAGGCGATTCGCCCATCTACGAAGCGTATGCCCGAAACCTGCTCCAATATGGCGTTTATTCTCATCTGGAGCCGCAGGACCAGCAGCCGCCGGCGCCGACCCTGACCCGCGCGCCGGGTTATCCCCTCTTTCTTGCTGCCCTGTTTGCCCTCACCGGCCACGGAAATGAAACGGCGGTTCGTATCGTGCAAGCATTACTCGATACGCTCACCTGTGTCCTGATCGCTATAATTGTTTTTAGCCTCTCCACCGGCGAGTTGGCCGGGCGGAGACGCCTCGCACAGCGGGCGCTCTTGTTGGCCGCGCTATGTCCCTTCGTGGCGAATTACGCGGCATCGATTCTCGCTGAGGTGCCCACAACTCTTCTCCTGACTGCCGCGACCCTGTTTGCAGTCCGGGGGCTCCAACCTTCGATGCCAAAAAGAAACTGGCTCTTCTGCGGCCTGTCGGCCGGATTGGCCACCCTGTTCCGGGTCGAGAGCGGGCTCTGGCTGGTTGCCATCGGCCTGGTCCTCGTCCTTCGAAGAGTCTCCCATCACCGCTGGCGTGCGATTGTTGCGGATGGCTTCCTTGTCATCCTTGGATTGGCCCTGGCGCTTTTTCCCTGGACCGTTCGAAACCTGGTCACCTTCAAGACGTTTCAACCTCTCGCCCCTGCGTACGCCCAGGATCCCGACGAATTCGTCCCACGTGGATATTACAACTGGTGCCGGACATGGCTGTGGAGATTCGGGGATGTCTATAACTTCATTTGGACGGTCCAGGATTCGGACATCCCCCTGGGGGCCTTGCCCGGCAGCGCCAGCGATACTCCAGCAGAGCGCGAGAGAATCCTGCTCCTCCTCCGCGGCCACAACGAATCGCACTCTCTCGACTCCGCCGCCGACTCTGAGTTCGAGGGCATGGCTCGCGAGCGCCTTCATCGGCATCCCTTCCGCGTTTTCGTGATCACTCCTGCCCTCCGCACCCTGGCACTCTGGTTTACACCGCGGGTCGAAATCCTCCCGCTGGAAGGGAGACTGCTTCCCATCAGGGAGGCCTGGGAGAATGATCCACGGGATTTTCTCTTTTCACTCCTTCTCTTCCTCGTCAACCTGGTCTACCTTGCGTTTGCACTGGCGGGCGTTTGGAGAATCTTCCGCCACCACCGCTCCCCCGACGACCCGGAGGTCGTCGGCGCATTCTTGCTGCTCTCCCTTATTTTCCTTCGCACCGTTTTCCTCTCTTATTTCGCCTTTCCCGAACCCCGTTACGTCGTCGAGGTTTTTCCGGAGGTCATTGCCCTCGGAGGATTTGCAATCGCCCCACGGAAATTGAGGTTTTGA
- a CDS encoding glycosyltransferase: MADLNSHRPVFFDPHQRRWWKWRQGFFSLAALLAVVMVIFVANVLSQPRLTSLGLPDLTRAYRPVPGELSKPGMSPKERRKRRLNRMITRLENLNKGQGAKQSQVDTSIKEFSALMIAFFVNWDATSLTSFLAHYDKIDVLVPEWLQLGDANGTLIKKDDEEKARIVRDFIKHGQVDVKIMPLLNNFNGQVWESELLARFLANPHARKRLIDDLVPFLKENGFIGVNVDFENVPRKSQRDLHAFMQELYHALHTENLLVSQDLPASDGEFDYGFYAAVNDFIVLMNYDQHWENSDPGPVASQDWFLSNVQDRLEKIPHDKLVIALANYGYDWGVLGKKRYSGKSITFQDAMRTAKESDASPELDPDSLNPNFEYYDESNRVHQVWFLDGVTIFNQIAQTKALSPHGYALWRLGSEDPSVWHVLAEFQTDSKVADQLRPLKYGYDVDYNGDGELLTIQNVPQTGERDLTLDPQINLVTDESFPKLPLGYLIDRRGRQKNKMALTFDDGPDPHYTPEILDVLKEYKAPATFFLVGLEAESNIGIVRRMVEEGHEIGNHTFTHPNIGDVSARQLGIELNLTQRLFESKLGRESLFFRPPYGVDSEPEVPAEVQPLEVVQNMGYLLVGERPDSNDWYVRDPDQIVKTVLEQASRGNVLLLHDAGGNRDATVVALPRIITELRRNGYELVSLSALLGRTRDAVMPPVPGNEQWRARLDDVAFTFFSVLDHAFHWLFLIGIVFGIGRFIFIGTLAIIQEILRHREKFNENFTPFVSVIVPAHNEEKVIVRTIATLLRSNYPRFDVIVVDDGSTDTTAASVTEVFGKDPRVRLFVQENTGKAGALNFGLEQSVSEIIIALDADTLFDRDTMRKLVRHFEEKEVGAVAGNTKVGNRVNMLTRWQALEYITSQNLDRRAFDALNCITVVPGAVGAWRRDLIQKVGGFANDTLAEDTDLTISIRRLGYDIVFEDEAMAYTEAPDTIRNFIKQRFRWTFGTMQSVWKHRDTLLRRRYGSLGWIALPNIVTFQILFPLISPLMDFLMIVAVALAGLQHHYHGTSYSATNLLRIALFYAIFLAVDYFTCVLAFVLEWKEDWKLLFWLFWQRLLYRQVMYYIAAKSVVAAIRGRSVAWAKVERKATVPMG; encoded by the coding sequence ATGGCAGATCTGAACTCACATCGACCGGTTTTCTTTGATCCCCACCAACGCCGCTGGTGGAAATGGCGACAGGGTTTCTTCTCCCTGGCCGCCCTGCTGGCGGTTGTCATGGTGATTTTTGTTGCGAATGTTTTGAGTCAGCCTCGCCTGACTTCGTTAGGGCTTCCGGATCTGACGCGGGCTTACCGTCCGGTCCCAGGGGAACTCTCAAAGCCGGGAATGTCGCCCAAGGAACGTCGCAAGCGCCGGCTCAACCGGATGATAACCCGACTGGAAAACCTGAACAAGGGTCAAGGGGCCAAACAGTCCCAGGTCGACACCTCGATCAAAGAGTTCTCCGCTCTCATGATCGCATTCTTTGTCAACTGGGATGCAACCAGCTTGACCTCGTTTCTCGCCCACTACGATAAGATCGACGTTCTTGTCCCCGAATGGCTCCAACTCGGAGACGCCAACGGAACCCTCATCAAGAAGGATGATGAGGAGAAAGCCAGGATCGTCCGTGACTTCATCAAGCATGGCCAGGTTGATGTCAAGATCATGCCGCTGCTGAACAATTTCAATGGGCAGGTCTGGGAAAGCGAATTGCTGGCCCGATTCCTGGCGAACCCACACGCCCGCAAGCGGCTGATTGACGACCTCGTTCCCTTCCTGAAGGAGAACGGTTTCATCGGAGTGAACGTCGATTTCGAGAATGTCCCGCGCAAGTCCCAGCGAGATCTGCACGCCTTCATGCAGGAACTTTATCACGCACTGCACACCGAAAACCTCCTGGTTTCGCAGGACCTGCCCGCTTCCGACGGTGAATTCGACTATGGATTCTATGCCGCCGTGAACGACTTCATCGTCCTGATGAATTACGACCAACACTGGGAAAACTCGGACCCCGGCCCGGTGGCCTCGCAGGATTGGTTTCTCAGCAATGTTCAGGACCGCCTTGAGAAGATCCCGCACGACAAGCTGGTCATTGCCTTGGCGAATTATGGATATGATTGGGGTGTTCTGGGGAAGAAGCGTTACTCCGGGAAGTCCATCACCTTCCAGGATGCCATGCGCACAGCCAAGGAGTCCGACGCCAGTCCCGAGCTGGATCCAGACTCCCTGAATCCAAACTTCGAGTACTACGACGAGAGTAATCGAGTCCACCAGGTGTGGTTCCTCGACGGGGTGACCATCTTCAACCAGATTGCGCAGACAAAAGCGCTGTCCCCGCACGGTTATGCGCTCTGGCGTCTCGGTTCGGAGGATCCCTCGGTGTGGCACGTCCTTGCAGAATTCCAAACAGACTCCAAGGTGGCGGATCAGTTACGACCCCTGAAGTACGGGTACGATGTGGACTACAACGGGGACGGCGAGTTGCTGACAATCCAGAACGTTCCCCAGACGGGAGAGCGCGATCTGACTCTCGATCCCCAAATCAATCTGGTGACGGATGAGTCCTTCCCGAAGCTCCCGTTGGGCTATCTCATTGACCGGCGGGGCCGGCAAAAAAACAAGATGGCGCTCACCTTCGATGACGGACCTGACCCACACTATACGCCTGAGATCCTCGATGTCCTGAAAGAGTACAAGGCCCCCGCCACTTTCTTTTTGGTGGGTCTGGAGGCGGAGAGCAACATTGGAATCGTCCGAAGGATGGTGGAGGAGGGCCACGAGATCGGGAACCACACCTTCACGCATCCCAATATTGGGGATGTTTCCGCGCGGCAGCTGGGGATTGAATTGAACCTGACGCAGAGGCTGTTCGAAAGCAAGCTGGGAAGGGAATCGCTGTTCTTCCGGCCGCCGTACGGCGTCGATTCGGAACCGGAGGTCCCGGCCGAGGTTCAGCCCCTCGAAGTCGTGCAGAATATGGGGTATCTGCTGGTCGGGGAGCGGCCGGACTCCAATGACTGGTATGTCAGAGACCCGGATCAGATTGTCAAGACGGTACTCGAACAGGCGTCCCGCGGAAACGTGCTGCTCCTTCACGATGCCGGCGGAAATCGTGATGCCACAGTGGTGGCGCTTCCCCGTATCATCACCGAGCTCCGCCGGAACGGGTACGAGTTGGTGTCACTGTCTGCCCTGCTGGGCCGGACCCGCGATGCCGTCATGCCTCCCGTGCCCGGCAATGAGCAATGGCGGGCTCGTCTCGATGATGTCGCCTTCACCTTTTTCAGCGTGCTGGATCACGCCTTTCACTGGCTGTTCCTGATTGGAATTGTCTTTGGCATCGGCCGGTTCATTTTCATCGGGACCCTTGCCATCATCCAGGAGATCCTGCGCCACCGTGAAAAATTCAACGAGAATTTCACGCCCTTCGTGAGCGTCATCGTGCCGGCGCATAACGAGGAAAAGGTGATCGTGCGGACCATCGCCACCCTGCTCCGCTCAAACTATCCCCGCTTCGACGTCATCGTCGTCGATGATGGCTCCACGGATACCACGGCCGCCAGCGTGACGGAAGTTTTCGGCAAGGACCCGCGGGTACGGCTCTTTGTCCAGGAAAACACGGGAAAGGCGGGCGCCCTGAACTTCGGGTTGGAGCAATCGGTCTCTGAGATCATCATCGCCCTGGACGCGGACACGCTGTTCGACCGGGATACGATGCGCAAGCTGGTGCGTCATTTCGAGGAGAAGGAAGTGGGAGCGGTGGCCGGCAATACCAAGGTGGGCAACCGTGTCAACATGCTCACCCGGTGGCAGGCCCTGGAATACATCACTTCGCAGAACCTGGACCGCCGGGCCTTTGATGCCCTGAACTGCATTACGGTGGTTCCGGGCGCCGTGGGGGCGTGGCGACGCGATCTGATTCAGAAAGTGGGTGGCTTCGCCAATGACACCCTGGCGGAAGACACGGATTTGACCATCTCCATCCGGCGCCTCGGCTACGACATTGTCTTCGAAGACGAAGCGATGGCATACACGGAAGCGCCGGACACCATTCGGAACTTCATCAAACAGCGCTTCCGCTGGACGTTTGGGACGATGCAATCGGTGTGGAAGCATCGAGACACCCTGCTGCGCCGGCGCTACGGCTCGCTCGGCTGGATCGCGCTGCCGAACATCGTGACCTTTCAGATCCTATTCCCGCTGATCTCGCCGCTGATGGATTTTCTTATGATCGTGGCGGTCGCGCTCGCCGGACTCCAGCATCATTATCATGGGACGTCCTATTCCGCCACCAATCTGCTGCGCATCGCTTTGTTCTATGCCATCTTTCTCGCCGTCGACTACTTCACCTGTGTGCTTGCTTTTGTCCTGGAGTGGAAGGAAGATTGGAAACTTCTGTTCTGGCTCTTCTGGCAGCGGCTGCTCTACCGGCAGGTGATGTACTACATCGCGGCGAAATCGGTGGTGGCCGCGATACGGGGCCGCTCCGTCGCCTGGGCCAAGGTGGAACG